From the genome of Geobacter sp. SVR, one region includes:
- a CDS encoding efflux RND transporter periplasmic adaptor subunit, whose amino-acid sequence MKRHTALRSLLLDHFGIIPLPIVALMAFLLCTSAAAAQDMALDGRIRVQLTPFQQTTLSSEIAANISRLPLREGERFRQGQPLVEFDCSLLNAQLSKAEALAEAARQALKVSQRLVELNSISSLEVDQARAKVKETAAEEEAMRVNVSKCSLKAPYDGRIAKLQVDAYQYVTPGKALMDIIEANRLEVRLIVPSRWLSWLKPDSRFTVRIEELGRSYPARVVRLGARIDPLSQTVPLTAEIIGSHAELLPGMSGWAGFSKGQR is encoded by the coding sequence ATGAAACGCCACACCGCCCTCCGCTCCCTGTTGCTCGACCACTTCGGCATCATCCCTTTACCGATTGTAGCTCTGATGGCCTTTCTGCTGTGTACCTCCGCTGCTGCGGCGCAGGACATGGCGCTGGACGGCAGAATCCGCGTTCAGCTTACCCCCTTCCAGCAGACAACGCTTTCATCCGAGATTGCCGCCAATATTTCCAGGCTTCCGCTGCGTGAAGGCGAGAGGTTTCGCCAGGGACAGCCCTTGGTGGAGTTCGACTGCTCCCTACTGAATGCCCAGCTGAGCAAAGCCGAGGCCCTGGCCGAGGCTGCCCGTCAGGCGCTCAAGGTCAGCCAACGGTTGGTGGAACTCAACTCGATCAGCTCCCTGGAGGTGGACCAGGCCCGGGCCAAGGTAAAGGAAACCGCAGCCGAAGAGGAGGCCATGCGGGTGAACGTCTCGAAATGCAGCCTCAAGGCCCCCTATGACGGCAGGATCGCCAAACTGCAGGTGGATGCCTACCAGTATGTCACGCCGGGTAAAGCGCTGATGGACATCATCGAGGCCAACCGGCTGGAGGTCCGCCTGATCGTCCCCTCCCGCTGGCTTTCCTGGCTGAAGCCGGACAGTCGCTTCACAGTCCGCATCGAGGAGTTGGGACGTTCTTATCCTGCCCGTGTCGTTCGTCTGGGGGCGCGCATCGATCCCTTGAGCCAGACCGTGCCGCTGACCGCCGAGATCATCGGCAGCCACGCTGAACTGCTGCCCGGCATGAGCGGCTGGGCCGGCTTCAGCAAGGGGCAGCGATGA
- a CDS encoding TolC family protein yields the protein MKRQLQKTTLAAILCVLTAGCAVTTDPMVKEDILKRIASDRESMYKDQEPLTTAITMEEAMARAIKYNLDHRLKLMEEALALRQTDLVTYDMLPRLVAAAGYTERDSFNASSSVNVDTGVPNFTNSTSQDKGHYLGDLTLTWNILDFGVTYFQAKQQADRAHIMNERRRKVIHSIMQQIRQAYWLALGAQQLEGRCEPLLKQVRKALEDASSIESEKLRPPMETLTYRKSLLEILKQLEAFRDELAQAKPRLASLINLPPGQTLILVSPSKLEMLDVTEKIEKLEDQALLLRPELIEADYNERISRNETYKAIARMLPGMEMTVGGHYDSNSFLVNQKWVEGGARVTWNLLNLLSGPTQIKIAKSQTEIAQAQRLALSMAILTQVHVAYQDFFNRKRQYELSEQLQDVDARIYEQTVNQAKSGSTNQLNEIRSATSALMAEFRSYQNYASLQNACGQITATLGQDPLPETVTSHEIKPLAEAIAARLKPPVDYCVPVSATAAKPASQPEQPAAAPTLELESITKGNGTILSWSSSNATACEIEPGIGKVDPRGEISVAPGTTTKYTLTCQGPDNRPVSRSATVTVPVAAAVPVTVIPAVAVVPAVATLPPGNADARLCKQTILALEFDNARSTIKPQHFAELKKLADFLKEFPEATGEISGHTDNRPLGMKNIDNQILSQRRADTIRSYLINTFGIDPKRIVAKGYGAKKPIADNDTAEGRQKNRRIETNFSCGK from the coding sequence ATGAAGAGACAACTGCAAAAGACGACGCTGGCGGCGATTCTCTGCGTGCTGACGGCAGGGTGCGCCGTCACCACCGATCCGATGGTCAAGGAGGATATCCTGAAGCGCATCGCTTCGGACCGGGAATCCATGTACAAGGATCAGGAACCGCTGACCACGGCGATCACCATGGAAGAGGCCATGGCAAGAGCAATCAAGTACAACCTGGATCACCGCCTCAAGCTGATGGAAGAGGCCCTGGCCCTGCGCCAGACGGATCTGGTGACCTACGACATGCTGCCCCGCCTGGTGGCGGCGGCCGGCTATACGGAGCGCGATTCCTTCAACGCCTCGTCCAGTGTCAACGTAGACACCGGAGTGCCCAACTTTACCAACTCGACATCACAGGACAAGGGACATTACCTTGGCGACCTGACTCTGACCTGGAACATCCTCGATTTCGGCGTGACCTATTTTCAGGCCAAGCAGCAGGCCGACCGCGCCCATATCATGAATGAGCGCCGCCGCAAGGTGATCCACAGCATCATGCAGCAGATCCGACAGGCCTACTGGCTGGCCCTGGGGGCGCAGCAGCTGGAGGGGCGCTGCGAGCCGCTGTTGAAGCAGGTCCGCAAGGCCTTGGAAGACGCTTCCAGCATCGAATCGGAGAAGCTCCGACCACCCATGGAAACGCTGACCTACCGCAAGTCGCTGCTCGAGATCCTGAAGCAACTGGAAGCGTTCCGGGATGAGCTGGCCCAGGCCAAGCCGCGCCTGGCCTCGCTGATCAACCTGCCTCCGGGTCAGACACTGATTCTGGTGAGCCCGTCAAAGCTTGAAATGCTGGATGTGACCGAAAAGATCGAGAAACTTGAGGACCAGGCCCTGCTGCTGCGCCCGGAGCTGATCGAGGCCGACTACAACGAACGGATCAGCCGGAACGAAACCTACAAGGCGATCGCCCGGATGCTGCCCGGCATGGAGATGACCGTGGGGGGGCATTACGACAGCAACAGTTTTTTGGTGAACCAGAAATGGGTTGAGGGGGGAGCGCGTGTTACCTGGAACCTGCTCAACCTGCTCAGCGGACCGACCCAGATCAAGATCGCCAAGAGCCAGACCGAAATCGCCCAGGCCCAGCGCCTGGCCTTGAGCATGGCCATCCTTACCCAGGTTCACGTGGCCTATCAGGACTTTTTCAACCGCAAACGGCAGTATGAGCTTTCCGAACAGTTGCAGGATGTGGATGCCCGCATCTACGAACAGACCGTGAACCAGGCCAAAAGCGGCTCGACCAACCAGTTGAACGAAATCCGTTCGGCCACCTCGGCCCTGATGGCGGAATTCCGCAGCTACCAGAACTATGCCTCGCTGCAGAACGCCTGCGGCCAGATCACGGCCACCCTGGGGCAGGACCCGCTCCCGGAAACCGTCACGTCCCACGAGATCAAGCCGCTGGCCGAAGCCATAGCCGCCCGGCTGAAACCGCCAGTGGATTACTGTGTTCCGGTCTCCGCAACCGCTGCCAAACCGGCTTCTCAGCCTGAACAGCCGGCAGCCGCGCCGACCTTGGAACTGGAGAGCATCACCAAGGGCAACGGTACGATCCTCTCCTGGAGTTCATCCAACGCCACTGCCTGTGAGATTGAGCCCGGAATCGGCAAGGTCGACCCCCGCGGAGAAATATCCGTTGCACCCGGCACTACCACGAAATATACTCTGACCTGCCAGGGGCCGGACAACAGGCCGGTTTCACGAAGCGCCACGGTTACGGTCCCCGTTGCGGCGGCTGTCCCTGTAACAGTTATCCCTGCCGTGGCTGTTGTCCCGGCTGTCGCGACGCTCCCCCCCGGGAACGCCGACGCCCGGCTGTGCAAACAGACGATCCTGGCGCTGGAATTCGATAATGCGCGCTCAACCATCAAACCGCAGCATTTCGCTGAACTCAAAAAACTGGCCGACTTCCTGAAGGAGTTTCCCGAAGCGACCGGAGAGATATCCGGACACACCGACAACAGGCCCCTTGGGATGAAAAATATCGACAACCAGATCCTGTCGCAGCGCCGGGCTGACACTATCCGCTCGTACCTGATCAACACCTTTGGCATCGATCCGAAACGTATCGTAGCCAAAGGATACGGAGCGAAGAAACCGATCGCGGACAACGACACTGCAGAAGGAAGGCAGAAAAACCGCCGCATCGAGACGAACTTCAGCTGCGGGAAATAA